One Methanobacterium sp. DNA window includes the following coding sequences:
- a CDS encoding class III signal peptide-containing protein: MDNRGQISAEYLLLIVVILIVLTSVTLPLVGTAINNSNDISWSSDAKIAVQTIANAVNIVYANGPGSKQTNDVYIPQTMALTNAGNSVVLTVTLSDGSTKTITGNTGYALSATNIPLSRGWHTIQVYWPQGTNAITITAIS, translated from the coding sequence ATGGATAATAGGGGACAAATTTCTGCAGAATATTTGTTACTAATTGTGGTAATTTTAATTGTTTTGACATCTGTCACATTACCACTTGTAGGAACAGCCATTAACAATAGTAATGATATTTCATGGTCTTCAGATGCAAAAATAGCCGTACAAACTATTGCAAATGCAGTAAACATAGTTTATGCTAATGGGCCTGGTTCTAAACAGACTAATGATGTATATATTCCCCAAACAATGGCACTTACTAATGCAGGAAATAGTGTTGTTTTAACTGTTACACTTTCTGATGGCAGTACCAAAACCATAACTGGAAATACTGGATACGCTTTAAGTGCAACTAATATTCCTCTTTCAAGGGGTTGGCATACAATACAAGTGTATTGGCCTCAGGGAACAAATGCTATAACTATAACTGCAATATCATAA